In a genomic window of Mycoplasma iguanae:
- the aspS gene encoding aspartate--tRNA ligase — protein MKKNKNNNLNISNINQEIELFGWVHNFRKFKNLIFVDLRDRSGIVQLVFQNIELDFGKEYVLKVQGKVVERKEKNLHLATGEIEILVSNYEILSQCNDLPFEIRDDINVNEDLRLEYRFLDLRRPKIMRNIILKNKVTNILRNFLDENDFLDIETPILSKSTPEGARDFLVTTRNAGHFFALPQSPQLFKQILMISGFEKYYQFARVFRDEDLRKDRQYEFTQLDIEVSFSSQKEIMEFMEKMYKHLFHKLNLSLGDKFPVMDFDEAIDKYGIDKPDIRHEHLLTEATTDLEDSTEFLFNFPSIKTIFLDQEISKKEFKIIAEEAKKNNAHHLLYLIIEDGKIVTSSFKIKSFMKLENYIKKQNYQTGTLFIVADQYENTTKALGAVRIKIKELFNLVDNNTFAFLWVVNWPMFEYDAETKKYTAMHHPFTMFQEGFLGTEKEKTPLLAKAQAYDLVLNGFELGGGSIRIFEKNVQQKMFEILGMSKEEQEKQFGFFLKAFEYGVPPHGGIAFGIDRLIMILNNVESIREVVPFPVNSKGINVMLNSPSAVSEQQLAEYFIKIDDKKA, from the coding sequence ATGAAGAAAAATAAAAACAATAATTTAAACATATCAAATATCAATCAAGAAATTGAACTTTTTGGTTGAGTTCATAATTTTAGAAAATTCAAAAATTTAATTTTTGTTGATTTAAGAGACCGCTCAGGAATAGTGCAATTAGTTTTTCAAAACATTGAATTAGATTTTGGAAAAGAATATGTATTAAAAGTTCAAGGAAAAGTTGTAGAAAGAAAAGAAAAGAATCTTCATTTAGCTACAGGAGAAATTGAAATTTTAGTTTCAAATTATGAAATTTTATCTCAGTGCAATGATTTACCTTTTGAAATTAGAGATGATATTAATGTTAATGAAGATTTAAGATTAGAATATCGTTTTTTAGATTTAAGACGCCCTAAAATTATGCGTAATATTATTTTGAAAAATAAAGTTACAAATATTTTAAGAAATTTTTTAGATGAAAATGATTTTTTAGACATTGAAACTCCAATTCTTTCAAAATCAACACCAGAAGGAGCTCGTGATTTTTTGGTTACAACTCGTAATGCAGGACATTTTTTTGCTCTTCCTCAATCTCCTCAATTATTTAAACAAATTTTGATGATATCAGGATTTGAAAAGTATTATCAATTTGCAAGAGTTTTTCGTGATGAAGATTTAAGAAAAGATCGCCAATACGAGTTCACTCAATTAGATATTGAAGTTTCCTTTAGTTCACAAAAAGAAATTATGGAATTTATGGAAAAAATGTATAAACATCTTTTCCATAAATTAAATTTATCTCTTGGTGATAAATTTCCTGTTATGGATTTTGATGAAGCAATTGATAAGTATGGAATTGACAAGCCAGATATTCGCCATGAACATCTTTTAACAGAAGCAACAACTGATTTAGAAGATTCTACAGAATTCTTATTTAATTTTCCATCAATTAAAACGATTTTTTTAGATCAAGAAATTTCTAAAAAAGAGTTTAAAATAATTGCAGAAGAAGCCAAAAAAAATAATGCTCATCATTTATTGTATTTAATAATTGAAGATGGCAAAATTGTTACTAGTTCATTTAAAATCAAAAGTTTTATGAAATTAGAAAATTACATTAAAAAGCAAAATTATCAAACTGGTACACTTTTCATTGTCGCAGATCAATATGAAAATACAACAAAAGCTTTAGGGGCAGTAAGAATTAAAATTAAAGAATTATTTAATTTAGTTGATAACAATACTTTTGCATTTTTATGAGTTGTTAATTGACCGATGTTTGAATATGATGCAGAAACTAAAAAATACACAGCAATGCATCATCCATTCACTATGTTCCAAGAAGGTTTTTTAGGTACAGAAAAAGAAAAAACACCATTATTAGCAAAAGCACAAGCTTATGATTTAGTTCTAAATGGCTTTGAACTAGGTGGCGGTTCAATTAGAATTTTCGAAAAAAATGTACAACAAAAAATGTTTGAAATTCTTGGAATGTCAAAAGAAGAACAAGAAAAGCAATTTGGATTTTTTCTAAAAGCTTTTGAATATGGTGTTCCTCCTCATGGTGGAATTGCTTTTGGAATAGATCGTTTAATTATGATTTTAAATAATGTTGAATCAATCAGAGAAGTTGTTCCTTTCCCGGTTAACTCAAAAGGAATTAACGTAATGCTAAATTCACCATCTGCTGTATCTGAGCAACAACTCGCAGAATATTTCATTAAAATTGATGATAAAAAAGCTTAA
- the hisS gene encoding histidine--tRNA ligase has protein sequence MYNKPKGTKDLYGLNGDIFNFIKNIFFNVAKKYNFKYIETPIFETAELFQRSSGEFSDIVNKEMYVFEDKSKRKLALRPEGTAPIVRAIIENKLYTNNNTIQKYFYFGPTFRYEQPQKGRQRQFYQAGIEFLAEKNAFNDVEIILFASQFLKELKINDYILKINCLGNEKTRLKYTEVLREYLTNYKDQLEEISLLRLEKNPLRILDDKIESKKDFVINAPKINEFLSPESKKYFTEITSLLEQFNISYDYDLSLVRGLDYYDELVFEFVSNSPGLGAQSTIIGGGRYNKLFASLGGPEISAIGFGSGVERMMEIINYQIISYPELNKKLDFYLAAFNEEELLSQTLLAKQLRDSNFQLEVTKNVEKVKKAFKTAQNLANFIIFKEKEQLEDFYVIKSTTTNFKQVIKLAINQHEENQQILRDIINEEK, from the coding sequence ATGTACAACAAACCTAAAGGTACAAAAGATTTATATGGATTAAATGGAGATATTTTTAATTTTATTAAAAATATTTTTTTTAATGTTGCAAAAAAATATAATTTTAAATACATTGAAACACCAATTTTTGAAACTGCAGAATTATTTCAGAGAAGTTCTGGAGAATTTTCTGATATTGTTAATAAAGAAATGTATGTTTTTGAAGATAAATCAAAACGTAAATTAGCTTTAAGACCAGAAGGAACAGCCCCTATAGTACGAGCAATTATTGAAAATAAACTTTATACAAATAATAATACAATACAAAAGTATTTTTATTTTGGCCCTACATTTCGTTATGAACAACCTCAAAAAGGTCGTCAAAGACAATTTTATCAAGCAGGAATTGAATTTTTAGCTGAAAAAAATGCTTTTAATGATGTAGAAATTATTTTGTTTGCATCACAATTTTTAAAAGAATTAAAAATTAACGATTATATTTTAAAAATTAATTGTTTAGGTAATGAAAAAACTCGTCTTAAATATACAGAAGTTTTAAGAGAATATTTAACAAACTATAAAGATCAATTAGAAGAAATTTCACTTTTAAGACTTGAAAAAAATCCTTTAAGAATTTTGGATGATAAAATTGAATCTAAAAAAGATTTTGTTATCAATGCTCCGAAAATTAATGAATTTTTATCTCCAGAATCTAAAAAATATTTCACAGAAATAACTTCACTTTTAGAACAATTTAATATTTCTTATGATTATGATTTATCGCTTGTTCGTGGACTTGATTATTATGATGAACTTGTTTTTGAATTTGTATCAAATTCACCTGGATTAGGAGCTCAAAGCACAATTATTGGTGGTGGACGTTATAATAAATTATTTGCTTCACTAGGTGGTCCTGAAATTTCTGCAATTGGTTTTGGTTCAGGTGTAGAAAGAATGATGGAAATTATTAATTATCAAATTATTTCTTATCCTGAATTAAATAAAAAATTAGATTTTTATTTAGCTGCTTTTAATGAAGAAGAATTATTATCACAAACTTTGCTGGCAAAGCAATTAAGAGATAGTAATTTTCAATTAGAAGTTACTAAAAACGTTGAAAAAGTTAAAAAAGCTTTTAAAACTGCCCAAAATTTAGCTAACTTTATTATTTTTAAAGAAAAAGAACAATTAGAAGATTTTTATGTAATTAAATCAACTACAACAAATTTTAAACAAGTAATTAAATTAGCTATAAATCAACATGAAGAAAATCAACAAATTTTAAGGGACATTATCAATGAAGAAAAATAA
- the secDF gene encoding protein translocase subunit SecDF, producing MKRFFLRIFTLNNWKRLLILISTISLTIGLVSWGSVSYVSKNPNKSVEFSGGAEARIQVSGQNGEPVDEKIVENVQVSLSDRLTGGTSLNGTKVTLEGEGKILVSRNGISTNEEKQNFINEIINKPNLSITDINGRPLFYDGKFVTNGSLSETGFSWAPPLKPGGASSRPGQSRGTSEVLIELKDSIASAEWSKATDYISRSNAPVLVMWLNLKELIKMAEEQYPQEWANAGHNPYNFVYIKEKPQTYKETIDGKEQEFKPELKKEVFDASKYMLSAATVRQALSGTTFTITGNFSAAEAAQLALNLNYGSAEYTLKLLSSNFIPAQLGAEAFDAAIMAGIIAFSIIAIFMIANYGLLGALSTISLALYVFLTLLFFTIMRGEYSPATIAALVIGLGMSVDANVLTFERLKNELYSGNKLFKAQAKSNNLSLGTILNSNVTTFLVAVILFYFGTSDIKGFSITLILSILFTLIITLLFTRMLSTLLIRTGYFNKRLGLLGIQHKYIEKIKNGYVPILERPNYIKYSKSYLLVPVIILLLGIIIYVIFSVMAGNAAGGFVKSIEFSGGTNILIESNNSEFYPINGQLANQISQFLVNNGVDNSANQIAISPVNAEGTLFNISIQTTQDLTDKWNQIQSQIQDQFGNNFEFTSYAVSSIEAQNLVKNALLAVSISLLIVVIYTLFALKWTFSIAAILALLQDIVMVVILFVIFRLQFSLIFIAAALSIIGYSINNTIVTFDRIKEVTITQYSHIEVFDRKTLKEIANASIKNIIKRSLLTALTTLIAVIVLIIFRKSTDIYFNLALMFGLVFGTFSSLFIAPQVWIELELLRNKWKKKRIDKNYWKTQKIREQTFKGINDFQV from the coding sequence ATGAAAAGGTTTTTTTTACGTATTTTTACATTGAATAATTGAAAGAGATTGTTAATTTTAATATCAACAATCTCTTTAACTATTGGACTAGTTTCTTGAGGTTCTGTGTCTTATGTATCAAAAAACCCTAATAAATCTGTAGAGTTTAGTGGCGGAGCAGAAGCAAGGATTCAAGTAAGTGGTCAAAATGGTGAGCCAGTTGATGAAAAAATTGTTGAAAATGTCCAGGTTTCTCTTTCTGATCGTTTAACTGGTGGAACATCACTAAACGGAACTAAAGTTACTCTAGAAGGCGAAGGGAAAATTTTAGTTTCTAGAAACGGAATTTCAACTAATGAAGAGAAACAAAATTTTATTAATGAAATTATCAATAAACCAAATTTAAGTATTACAGATATTAATGGTCGTCCTTTATTTTATGACGGTAAGTTTGTCACAAACGGAAGCTTGTCAGAAACAGGATTTTCATGAGCTCCTCCGTTAAAACCTGGTGGAGCTTCATCAAGACCAGGACAATCGCGGGGAACTTCTGAAGTTTTAATTGAATTAAAAGATAGTATAGCTTCTGCTGAATGATCAAAAGCAACAGATTATATTTCAAGAAGCAATGCTCCTGTATTAGTCATGTGATTAAATTTAAAAGAATTAATCAAAATGGCTGAAGAACAATATCCTCAAGAATGAGCAAATGCAGGACACAATCCTTATAATTTTGTTTATATCAAAGAAAAGCCACAAACTTATAAAGAAACAATCGATGGTAAAGAACAAGAGTTTAAACCAGAATTAAAAAAAGAAGTTTTTGATGCTTCAAAATATATGCTTTCAGCTGCTACTGTAAGACAAGCTTTAAGTGGGACAACTTTTACAATTACGGGAAATTTTAGTGCAGCTGAAGCTGCACAATTAGCGCTTAATTTAAATTATGGTTCTGCAGAATATACATTAAAACTTTTAAGTTCTAATTTTATTCCTGCACAATTAGGCGCCGAAGCATTTGATGCAGCTATTATGGCTGGAATTATTGCTTTTTCTATAATTGCAATTTTTATGATTGCAAATTATGGATTATTAGGAGCGCTTTCAACTATTTCATTAGCTTTATATGTATTTTTAACTTTATTATTCTTTACTATTATGCGTGGAGAATATTCACCTGCAACAATCGCTGCTTTAGTGATTGGACTGGGAATGTCAGTTGATGCCAATGTACTAACTTTTGAAAGGCTTAAAAATGAGCTTTACAGTGGAAATAAGCTATTTAAAGCACAAGCTAAATCTAATAATTTATCCTTGGGAACAATTCTAAATTCAAATGTCACAACTTTTTTAGTTGCTGTAATTCTATTTTATTTTGGTACAAGTGATATTAAAGGATTTTCAATTACTTTAATTTTGTCTATTTTATTTACATTAATTATTACTTTATTATTTACAAGAATGTTAAGCACTTTATTGATAAGAACAGGATATTTTAATAAACGTTTAGGCTTATTAGGTATACAACACAAATATATAGAAAAAATTAAAAATGGTTATGTTCCAATTTTAGAAAGACCAAATTATATTAAGTATTCAAAATCTTATTTATTAGTTCCTGTAATTATCTTATTATTAGGAATCATTATTTATGTCATTTTTTCAGTTATGGCTGGAAATGCGGCTGGAGGGTTTGTAAAAAGCATTGAATTTAGTGGTGGAACTAACATTTTAATTGAATCAAACAATAGTGAGTTTTATCCAATAAATGGACAATTAGCAAATCAAATAAGCCAATTTTTAGTTAATAATGGAGTTGATAATTCTGCAAATCAAATTGCTATTTCTCCTGTAAATGCTGAAGGAACATTATTTAATATTTCAATTCAAACAACACAAGATTTAACTGATAAGTGAAATCAAATTCAAAGTCAAATTCAAGATCAATTCGGAAATAATTTTGAATTTACTTCATATGCTGTTTCATCAATTGAAGCCCAAAACTTAGTTAAAAATGCTTTACTTGCAGTTTCAATTTCATTATTAATTGTAGTTATTTATACACTATTTGCATTAAAATGAACTTTCTCAATCGCTGCTATTTTGGCTTTATTACAAGATATTGTGATGGTTGTTATTTTATTTGTAATTTTCAGATTACAATTTTCATTAATTTTCATCGCAGCCGCTTTATCAATTATTGGTTATTCAATCAATAATACAATTGTTACTTTTGATCGAATTAAGGAAGTGACAATTACACAATATTCTCATATTGAAGTTTTTGATCGAAAAACTTTAAAAGAAATTGCAAATGCTTCAATTAAAAATATTATTAAGCGTTCATTATTAACAGCATTAACAACTTTAATCGCTGTTATTGTCTTGATTATTTTTAGAAAATCTACAGATATTTACTTTAATTTAGCTTTAATGTTTGGTTTAGTTTTTGGTACATTTTCTTCTTTATTTATCGCTCCTCAAGTATGAATTGAATTAGAATTACTAAGAAATAAATGAAAGAAAAAAAGAATTGATAAAAATTATTGAAAAACACAAAAAATACGTGAACAAACATTCAAAGGAATTAATGATTTTCAAGTTTAA
- the parE gene encoding DNA topoisomerase IV subunit B produces the protein MFKYDASSLKILKGLEAVRKRPGMYIGSTDANGLHHLIWEIVDNAIDEALAGYANEISVILKKDGSVIVEDNGRGIPVDKYHDGRTGVELIFTELHAGGKFEEGAYKTSGGLHGVGSSVVNALSTRLEATVFKDGKEYQTFFEGENIILPTRKIGNTQKKGTKIQFWPNYEIFKKSKFSYEIISERLRESSFLISNLKIVLKDENSEQKEEFEYQDGIKNFVSFININKTPINKEVVAFSTQKDKIAIDFGFQYTDTYSETILSFVNNVKTREGGTHETAAKTAFTKIFNEYATEKGILKNKTSFEGPDVREGLTLIISLKIHESILEFVGQTKDKLGTPEAKNVVEDFIYQQLKFWLIENKSEAQKILEKIKKSFESRNAAKKARIESLKTKNALNEKKILSGKLTPAQSKKPAERELFLVEGDSAGGSAKSGRDRKYQAILPLKGKVINTEKTRLLEILRNEEISTIINAIGAGVGNDFDIKNAQYHKIIIMTDADTDGAHIQILLLTFLFRYMRPLIENGMVYIAQPPLFKLSKKKNNKIETTYIWDEEELKEFQKTNNGYEIQRYKGLGEMNAAQLWETTMDPNKRTLIKVLIEDAAIVERRVSTLMGDKVEPRKNWIIKNVEFTMEDDFQISNKN, from the coding sequence ATGTTTAAATACGATGCAAGTAGTTTAAAAATTTTAAAAGGATTGGAAGCTGTTAGAAAACGTCCAGGGATGTACATCGGTTCAACTGATGCCAACGGTTTACATCATTTAATTTGAGAAATTGTTGATAATGCTATCGATGAAGCTTTAGCAGGATATGCTAATGAAATTAGTGTTATTTTGAAAAAAGATGGTTCAGTAATTGTTGAGGATAATGGTAGAGGGATTCCTGTTGATAAGTATCATGATGGCAGAACAGGAGTTGAATTAATTTTTACAGAATTACATGCTGGTGGAAAATTTGAAGAAGGTGCTTACAAAACTTCTGGAGGATTACACGGTGTTGGTTCTTCTGTTGTTAATGCTTTATCAACTCGTTTAGAAGCTACAGTTTTTAAAGATGGTAAAGAATATCAAACTTTTTTTGAAGGTGAAAATATAATTTTACCAACAAGAAAAATAGGAAATACACAAAAAAAAGGAACAAAAATTCAATTTTGACCTAATTATGAAATTTTTAAAAAATCAAAATTTTCTTATGAAATCATTAGTGAAAGATTAAGAGAATCATCATTTTTGATTAGTAACTTAAAAATTGTTTTAAAGGATGAAAATAGTGAACAAAAGGAAGAGTTTGAATACCAAGATGGAATTAAAAACTTTGTAAGTTTTATCAATATTAATAAAACTCCAATCAATAAAGAAGTTGTAGCTTTTTCAACTCAAAAAGATAAAATTGCAATTGATTTTGGATTTCAATATACAGATACATATAGTGAAACTATTTTATCATTTGTTAACAATGTTAAAACCCGCGAAGGGGGAACACATGAAACAGCTGCTAAAACCGCTTTTACGAAAATATTTAATGAATATGCAACAGAAAAAGGAATTTTAAAAAACAAGACAAGTTTTGAAGGTCCTGATGTTCGTGAAGGATTGACATTAATTATTTCTTTAAAAATTCATGAGTCTATTTTAGAATTTGTTGGTCAAACTAAAGATAAACTTGGAACACCTGAAGCTAAAAATGTAGTTGAAGATTTTATTTATCAACAACTAAAATTTTGACTAATTGAAAATAAAAGTGAAGCCCAAAAAATTCTTGAAAAAATCAAAAAATCATTCGAATCAAGAAATGCAGCTAAAAAAGCTAGAATAGAATCATTAAAAACTAAAAATGCTTTAAATGAAAAAAAGATTTTATCAGGAAAATTAACTCCTGCTCAAAGCAAAAAACCTGCAGAAAGAGAATTATTTTTGGTAGAAGGTGATTCTGCTGGTGGTTCAGCTAAATCAGGAAGAGATCGAAAATATCAAGCAATTTTACCTTTAAAAGGTAAAGTTATTAATACCGAAAAAACTCGTTTATTAGAAATTTTAAGAAATGAAGAAATTTCCACAATTATTAATGCTATTGGTGCTGGTGTAGGTAATGATTTTGATATTAAAAATGCCCAATATCACAAAATAATTATTATGACTGATGCTGATACTGATGGTGCCCATATTCAAATTTTACTTTTAACATTTTTATTTAGATATATGCGTCCTTTAATTGAAAATGGGATGGTTTATATTGCTCAACCACCCTTATTCAAATTATCTAAAAAGAAAAATAATAAAATAGAAACTACCTATATTTGAGATGAGGAAGAACTAAAAGAATTTCAAAAAACTAATAATGGATATGAAATTCAAAGATATAAAGGACTTGGAGAAATGAATGCTGCTCAATTATGAGAAACAACAATGGA